The sequence TTACATGTCttccaatttttaataatttttttaattttgttcggctgggaaatatattaatatttttgtaacatttgcgttttattttctttagcgTTTCTATGTGCTCTGTTATGAAATCTTACTATTATatctttttggttttggttgtCGGTAATGTCTTCGACTTCCACCTGCGTGAatctaattttatatttgttaaaatGCAAAGGGTACACttgctgaatttttcttatTACATGTTCATCcgtttttatacagtttataaCAGACGGGTTGAGATATTTTCGTAGAatctctattaatttttttcggagTAAAATGATTCGGTTATTATATGCAATATTGTTATATGTAAGATGAAGTTAAATTAGTTATTAGGAACAATTGGTTCTTGAATGCATTTATGGGGGCTTCTAAACTATGTATTAGTCCATGTGACGAACTTTCATCTGAGTTTGTCGCTATTGACAATGTATGCATGGGCGATTCTTGCGGAGGTATTCTAGATAATGTGTCCGCTACCACAAGCATTTCCCCTCCTTTGTAGTGTAGCTCATAATTATATTCTTCGAGAATTGATTCCCTTGATTTCCTTTTCATCTTGCTATTCGTGTTCTTGTTGCTAAGTGCATACGTGAGCGGCTGGTGGTCTGTAAAGATTTTGACTCTAGCTGAGCCAAACAAATAATTTCTCAATGAGGTCAAAGCTGATGATGGTCAGCATTTCCTTTTCGTTGGCAGCGTAATGTTCCTCTGCCTTGTTAAGGGTTCTCGATATGAAAGATATAGGTCTGAAGGTCTGCGACAGGACTGCTCCAATTGCAAAGTTGGATGCATCTGCTACCAATTCAAAATCCTTCAAATAATCTGGATAAGCGAGCACAATGTCTTCGGAAATAAGTGAATTCTTAATTATCATGAAGGACTCTACGGCTTCTTTGCTTAACACAATTTTCACATTTGCGTATTTGTTTTTGGAGATTTTTCCTCCCCCTCCTCGTAAAATGGATGTCATAGTCTTTAATAAATCGTCTATAGTAGCCtgacataataaaaaaacctcGAAATTCTCTTAAGGTTTTAGGTTGTGCGAAGTTTGCGATAGCCTCTACTTTCGCAAGACTTAATACCGTTAGCAGATATTACATAACCTACAAATTCTAcactttctttaaaatatttaacctTTCCAACTGAACTTTTGGCTTCGCTTAATGttctaaataatatatatccTGAATATGAGAGAAATGTTCCTGTTGCGGAGAGAATCCTGTATGCGGCTACAAATCTGTTGCGggaagaaccaataatgttgcaggaagaaccaataatgttgcaggaagaaccaataatgttgcgggaaggaccaataatgttgcaggaagaaccaataatgttgcaggaagaaccaataatgttgcaggaagaaccaataatgttgcgggaaggaccaataatgttgcaggaagaatCTTGAAGGCGGCTATAAATTCGTTGCAGGGAGAATCCTTAAATCTTAATGTTGCGATAGGACCAAGTTGATTGAAGCGATGAAATATCCGGATCGAAGGACCTCACTAATGATGAACACAACTTCCTGTTGGTTATTGTAGCGATGATATTGCggcaaaaattcccaatttaaaatatgttgcttctgattcaaaattataattttttctctctatattttacaaaatgttccgtatttatacacatttctttacaaacaaaacctacttaattcacagaaaattataacaaataacaaaagttgaaaaacattaaagtattttaactaatattaaattgaactcaACATACCGCCGCCCTTGAACTATCTGAAtaagttcaaaacaaaatattaaaaagaaaatgaaaagccttGAAAAACATTTACGATAAGTTATTAGTTTCTTCATGAAATAAATCTCCTTTCGTTGGCAAAAGGCAAAGTTTGACTATAGGGCGAACCAATTCGCCATGCGGTGTTTTCAACgtaactactcttacgcgtccatCGGTACCATGATGGCATTTGATCACTCGTGCAATCGTACACTTCGTCGGAGGATTAGGCTCATTGAATACAGCAACCACATCCCCTTCTTCAATGTTGCGTGAAGAACGAAACCATTTAGTGCGACGTTGTAAGCTCACGAGGTACTCTTCTCTCCAACGACGCCAGAAATGttgtctcatggcagaaattgcttgccatCGCTGTCGAAGATTTCCACGAAACCCTTGACCCTCAGGTTCCGGTATTGATTTAAGCGGTTCACCGACTATGAAACGTCCGGGAGTTAAAACTTCTAAGTCACCAGCAGCTTCAGAGTTGTCACAGAGTGGGCGAGAGTTTACGCAAGCTTCTATTTCAGTCAAAAGTGTGTTGAACTCTTCGTATGATAGTGGAACTTCTCCTAATACGCGTTTTAAATGATACTTAACACGTTTGA comes from Anastrepha obliqua isolate idAnaObli1 chromosome 6, idAnaObli1_1.0, whole genome shotgun sequence and encodes:
- the LOC129250193 gene encoding uncharacterized protein LOC129250193 → MASDNGTNFVGAEKELRIAFQQCMADIKLRSFFADSNIEWRFNPPAAPHMRGYWETGVKRVKYHLKRVLGEVPLSYEEFNTLLTEIEACVNSRPLCDNSEAAGDLEVLTPGRFIVGEPLKSIPEPEGQGFRGNLRQRWQAISAMRQHFWRRWREEYLVSLQRRTKWFRSSRNIEEGDVVAVFNEPNPPTKCTIARVIKCHHGTDGRVRVVTLKTPHGELVRPIVKLCLLPTKGDLFHEETNNLS